One window of Bacillus sp. FJAT-45350 genomic DNA carries:
- a CDS encoding alpha/beta-type small acid-soluble spore protein, whose translation MANNNSSNQLVVPGVQQALDQMKYEIAQEFGVQLGPDSTSRANGSVGGEITKRLVQMAEQQMSGYQQQ comes from the coding sequence ATGGCAAACAACAACAGTTCAAACCAATTAGTTGTACCAGGTGTACAACAAGCGTTAGACCAAATGAAGTATGAAATCGCTCAAGAGTTTGGCGTACAGCTAGGTCCAGATTCGACTTCTCGTGCAAACGGTTCAGTCGGTGGTGAAATCACTAAACGTTTAGTACAAATGGCTGAACAACAAATGAGTGGTTACCAACAACAATAA
- the mbcS gene encoding acyl-CoA synthetase MbcS: protein MKREDLIAPEYYNLSQEVEKYATTNRLAIMWTSEDGEQRDVPYSELVSQTNKIANALLSKGLKQGDRVLLILPRLPEAYFTYLACLKAGLVIIPCSEMLRSKDLAYRINHSEAKAVISYHLYISEVNGISGEMPSLTDKLIVGGKAEGWSPLDELSKNESDYYEGAKTKRGEMAFLPYTSGTTGNPKAVVHTHGWAFAHLQTASKKWLDVKEGDKVWATAAPGWQKWIWSPFLSTIGVGATAFVHHGKFDPNKYLQLLQDHEINVLCCTPTEYRLMAKVENIADYSLPQLRSTVSAGEPLNRQVIDTFKEHFNVVVRDGYGQTENTLLVGTLSGMEVKPGSMGKPTPGNEVEVIDEDGNPVEVGSVGDIAVHKSAPALFREYYKDPERTAMAFRGDWYITGDQAKKDEDGYFWFEGRSDDIIISSGYTIGPFEVEDALTKHPAVKECAVVGSPDEVRGTVVKAFIVLRNEEDKNNESLISDLQEHVKNLTAPYKYPRRVEFVTDLPKTTSGKIRRVELRQQEKELQA, encoded by the coding sequence ATGAAACGAGAAGACTTAATTGCACCTGAATATTACAATTTGTCACAAGAAGTGGAAAAGTATGCGACAACAAATCGCTTGGCGATTATGTGGACTAGCGAAGACGGTGAGCAAAGAGATGTTCCATATTCCGAACTTGTAAGTCAAACAAATAAAATAGCAAATGCATTACTATCAAAAGGTTTAAAACAAGGTGACAGAGTTCTTTTAATTCTACCTCGCTTACCAGAAGCTTACTTTACTTATTTAGCTTGTTTAAAAGCTGGACTAGTTATTATCCCTTGTTCAGAAATGTTACGTTCAAAAGATCTAGCTTATCGCATCAATCATTCTGAAGCTAAAGCTGTTATTTCATATCATTTATATATTTCAGAAGTTAATGGAATTTCGGGAGAGATGCCGAGCCTAACTGACAAATTAATTGTTGGAGGAAAGGCAGAAGGTTGGTCGCCTTTAGATGAGTTGTCGAAAAATGAAAGCGATTACTATGAAGGAGCTAAGACTAAACGTGGTGAGATGGCATTTTTACCATATACATCAGGAACAACAGGAAATCCAAAGGCTGTCGTTCATACACATGGTTGGGCTTTTGCCCACTTACAAACAGCATCAAAAAAATGGTTAGATGTAAAAGAAGGAGACAAAGTATGGGCTACAGCTGCACCAGGTTGGCAAAAATGGATTTGGAGTCCGTTCTTATCAACTATCGGTGTAGGTGCGACCGCATTTGTTCATCATGGCAAATTTGACCCTAATAAGTACTTACAGTTACTACAAGATCATGAAATCAATGTACTTTGTTGTACGCCAACTGAGTATCGTTTAATGGCAAAGGTCGAGAATATTGCTGATTACTCATTGCCACAATTACGTAGTACAGTTTCTGCTGGTGAACCACTTAATCGTCAAGTTATTGATACATTCAAAGAGCATTTCAATGTGGTTGTTCGTGATGGATATGGTCAAACAGAGAACACTTTATTAGTTGGTACTCTCTCAGGTATGGAAGTTAAACCAGGTTCAATGGGGAAACCAACACCAGGAAATGAAGTAGAAGTAATTGATGAAGATGGAAATCCAGTTGAAGTAGGTTCAGTAGGAGATATCGCAGTTCATAAGAGTGCACCAGCTTTATTTAGAGAGTACTATAAGGATCCAGAGCGTACAGCAATGGCATTCCGTGGTGATTGGTACATTACTGGTGACCAAGCGAAGAAGGATGAGGACGGTTACTTCTGGTTTGAAGGAAGAAGTGATGACATTATCATTAGCTCAGGCTATACAATTGGACCGTTTGAAGTTGAGGACGCGTTAACTAAGCACCCGGCTGTAAAGGAATGTGCCGTTGTAGGGAGTCCTGATGAAGTTCGAGGAACAGTTGTTAAAGCATTTATTGTTCTTCGTAACGAAGAAGATAAAAACAATGAAAGTCTAATCTCTGATTTACAAGAGCATGTAAAAAATCTAACTGCACCATACAAATATCCACGTCGTGTTGAGTTTGTAACAGACTTACCGAAAACAACGTCAGGGAAGATTCGTCGAGTGGAACTTCGCCAACAAGAGAAAGAGCTACAGGCATAA
- a CDS encoding amidohydrolase, with protein MGTLWFGGTFYTMEQPGKSVEAVYVVDGYIKAVGTEKEIIETYKDEIEEQRDIDGAYAFPGFIDSHLHMVGHGEKLIRLDLSNVTSAEEMKDLLVSKSSDAQPGEWIYGEGWNENNFPDRKIFHREELDEIAPHNPMMLTRVCRHAVLVNSTALDAAKINKTTTDPDGGVIVRDGVGTPTGYLLDSAQELVKEVAPEVTEAYLEKALTTAVDDMFSLGLVGGHTEDLGYYGDVERPLQTFKKVIDGEKRKLRTHMLVHHTVVEDLLTRGYKIGEHSKFIELGPMKIFADGALGGRTALLSQPYNDAPETSGVAIHPLNELKEMVRSARERKMAVAIHTIGDLALEYAIEAIETHPNNSTIRDRLIHIQVAREDLLERMFDLPVILDIQPRFVAADFPWVEERLGFERLPLSFAWKTLLDKGLHCAGGSDAPIEPVDPLLGIHAAVTRKKPGESHEGYLPEQKLSIFEAVSLFTTGSAYAIGKEAKMGKVQPGYVADFTLLDKDLFSIEPDEILDTKVVKTVVDNTIMYER; from the coding sequence GTGGGTACGTTATGGTTTGGTGGTACTTTTTATACAATGGAGCAGCCAGGTAAATCAGTTGAAGCTGTTTATGTTGTAGATGGATATATTAAAGCAGTTGGAACTGAAAAAGAAATAATAGAGACATATAAAGATGAGATAGAGGAACAGAGGGATATAGATGGTGCATATGCTTTTCCAGGTTTTATCGATAGTCATTTACATATGGTTGGACATGGAGAAAAGCTTATTCGACTTGATTTATCTAATGTCACAAGTGCAGAAGAAATGAAGGACTTATTAGTTAGTAAATCAAGTGATGCACAACCTGGAGAATGGATTTATGGTGAAGGCTGGAATGAAAATAATTTTCCAGACAGAAAAATTTTTCATCGAGAAGAGCTAGATGAAATTGCTCCTCATAATCCAATGATGTTAACGAGAGTTTGTAGACATGCTGTTCTCGTCAATAGCACAGCATTAGATGCGGCAAAAATTAATAAAACGACAACCGACCCAGATGGTGGTGTGATCGTCCGTGATGGAGTAGGGACTCCTACAGGTTATTTACTTGACTCGGCACAGGAGTTAGTTAAGGAAGTAGCACCAGAAGTTACAGAGGCATATTTAGAAAAGGCGTTAACAACTGCTGTTGATGATATGTTTTCACTTGGATTAGTAGGAGGGCACACGGAAGACTTAGGTTATTATGGTGACGTAGAACGTCCCCTACAAACGTTTAAGAAGGTTATTGATGGAGAGAAGAGAAAGCTAAGAACTCATATGCTTGTTCATCATACAGTTGTCGAGGATTTACTTACTAGAGGATATAAAATTGGAGAGCATAGTAAATTTATTGAACTTGGACCGATGAAAATCTTTGCAGATGGTGCTCTTGGTGGAAGAACAGCATTGTTGAGTCAGCCTTATAATGACGCACCTGAGACATCTGGTGTAGCGATTCATCCATTAAATGAATTAAAAGAAATGGTAAGATCAGCAAGAGAAAGAAAAATGGCTGTAGCGATTCATACAATAGGTGACTTAGCACTCGAGTATGCAATTGAGGCAATTGAAACTCATCCTAATAACAGCACAATACGAGATCGACTGATTCATATTCAAGTAGCACGAGAGGACTTACTTGAAAGAATGTTTGATTTACCAGTGATATTAGATATCCAGCCCCGTTTTGTTGCAGCGGATTTTCCTTGGGTCGAAGAACGGTTAGGCTTTGAACGATTACCATTATCTTTTGCCTGGAAAACATTGTTAGACAAGGGGCTTCATTGTGCAGGTGGGTCAGATGCGCCGATTGAGCCAGTCGATCCGTTATTAGGTATCCATGCAGCAGTTACAAGAAAGAAGCCAGGCGAAAGCCATGAAGGATACTTACCTGAACAAAAGCTATCAATTTTTGAAGCGGTTAGCCTCTTTACTACTGGTAGTGCATATGCAATTGGAAAAGAAGCTAAAATGGGGAAAGTTCAGCCTGGCTATGTAGCAGATTTTACACTTTTGGATAAGGACCTTTTCTCTATTGAGCCAGATGAAATATTAGATACAAAGGTAGTAAAAACAGTTGTTGATAATACAATTATGTATGAGAGATAG
- the sppA gene encoding signal peptide peptidase SppA, whose protein sequence is MSTKRWIALLVAFVLLVGSLAINTLSMAAFTNFGSMFEEEDTRWSEHVIEKGDPGVTGKIAVLNVNGTIQETYDAPLFMDTSSYRHRTFLSMLEHAGEDPNVEGIIIRVNSPGGGVVESAEVHDKIIEVQEEFQKPIYISMGSMAASGGYYIAAPADKIVANASTITGSLGVIFQSLNVSELADEYGIKLETIKSGPYKDIMSPTREMLDEERAILQSMLDESYDEFVRIIASGRNLSEARVRELADGRIYSGLQAKELDLIDEIGSFDDTVDLLVEEIDRGRLDVIRYETPFGFNSFFMMSAEKWLTADHDLLGIKELLNRTNSPTLMYLYTR, encoded by the coding sequence ATGAGTACAAAAAGATGGATAGCTTTGTTAGTTGCTTTCGTTTTATTGGTAGGTTCACTAGCAATTAATACGCTTTCAATGGCTGCCTTTACTAATTTTGGCTCCATGTTTGAAGAGGAAGATACAAGGTGGTCTGAGCATGTTATTGAAAAAGGGGATCCAGGAGTAACTGGGAAAATTGCTGTATTAAATGTAAATGGAACAATTCAAGAGACATATGATGCGCCACTTTTCATGGATACAAGTAGTTACCGACATCGTACATTTCTTTCAATGCTAGAACATGCTGGAGAAGATCCGAATGTTGAAGGGATTATTATTAGAGTTAATTCTCCTGGTGGTGGAGTGGTAGAAAGTGCAGAGGTACATGATAAAATTATTGAAGTTCAAGAGGAATTCCAAAAACCAATCTACATTTCGATGGGCAGTATGGCGGCATCAGGTGGATATTATATTGCGGCACCTGCTGATAAAATTGTAGCAAATGCTTCGACTATTACTGGCTCACTAGGTGTCATATTCCAAAGCCTTAACGTTTCTGAATTAGCTGATGAATATGGAATAAAGTTAGAGACAATTAAGAGTGGTCCTTATAAAGATATTATGTCACCAACTAGAGAGATGTTAGATGAAGAACGAGCTATTCTTCAATCTATGCTAGATGAATCATATGATGAATTTGTAAGAATAATTGCATCAGGACGAAATCTATCTGAAGCGAGAGTTAGGGAGTTAGCTGACGGGCGTATTTATAGTGGCTTACAGGCAAAAGAGTTAGACTTAATTGATGAAATTGGAAGCTTTGATGATACTGTTGACCTTCTCGTGGAGGAAATTGATAGAGGAAGACTAGATGTAATTCGTTATGAAACCCCCTTTGGTTTTAATTCATTTTTTATGATGAGTGCTGAAAAATGGTTAACGGCAGACCATGATTTACTGGGGATTAAAGAGCTATTAAACAGAACGAATTCACCTACATTAATGTACTTATATACAAGATAA
- a CDS encoding cysteine desulfurase family protein, whose amino-acid sequence MIYFDNSATTKPYREVLDTFMTVSETFFGNPSSMHRLGIESERILTKSRELIASLLGVESKEVIFTSGGTEGNNIVIKGITSAHKNRGNHIITSTIEHPSVLESYKQLETIGYRVTYLSVDAEGLISLKELEEAICEDTVLVSCIHVNNETGVIQPIDEIGQLLHKYPKLYFHVDHVQGVTKVPLNLKKAKIDFATISGHKFHGMKGTGVLYVRHSLKLLPLFHGGVQELNIRAGTENVAGIAALAKALRLSFENGIEKIDKLQQLKAVMYNGLETIDGVKINSDFNTSAPHIINFSIEGVKPEVIIQALAEKDIFVSTKSACSSKLAEPSRVLMEMGLGEKRALSGIRVSFSFENEEKEIKEFINELEKIVPEFLKVMR is encoded by the coding sequence ATGATTTATTTTGATAATAGTGCTACGACAAAGCCATATCGGGAAGTTCTTGATACATTCATGACAGTATCAGAAACTTTTTTTGGCAATCCATCATCGATGCACAGGCTAGGGATTGAGTCTGAGAGAATTTTGACAAAATCAAGGGAACTTATTGCAAGCCTTCTTGGAGTGGAGTCAAAAGAAGTCATTTTTACGTCTGGTGGTACAGAAGGTAATAATATTGTTATTAAGGGGATAACGAGTGCCCATAAAAATCGTGGAAACCATATCATTACGTCTACAATAGAGCACCCGTCGGTTTTAGAAAGCTACAAACAATTAGAAACGATTGGATATCGTGTAACGTATCTATCCGTAGATGCAGAAGGGCTTATTTCACTAAAAGAGTTAGAGGAAGCGATATGTGAAGATACGGTATTAGTTTCCTGCATTCATGTAAATAATGAAACAGGTGTGATTCAACCAATTGACGAAATAGGTCAATTATTACACAAGTATCCTAAGCTTTATTTTCATGTTGACCATGTTCAAGGTGTAACAAAGGTACCTTTGAATTTAAAGAAAGCTAAAATCGATTTTGCTACAATTTCTGGGCATAAGTTTCATGGCATGAAAGGTACAGGGGTTTTGTATGTCCGTCATAGTTTGAAGCTATTACCCTTATTTCACGGCGGAGTTCAAGAGTTAAATATTAGAGCAGGTACGGAAAATGTTGCAGGAATAGCTGCATTAGCAAAAGCGCTACGACTGAGCTTTGAAAACGGAATTGAAAAAATTGATAAACTCCAACAGTTAAAAGCTGTAATGTACAATGGGTTAGAAACGATTGATGGAGTGAAAATAAATAGTGATTTTAATACCTCAGCTCCTCACATCATAAACTTTTCGATTGAGGGTGTGAAACCAGAGGTTATAATCCAAGCGTTAGCAGAGAAAGACATTTTTGTTTCAACAAAGTCTGCTTGCTCATCTAAATTAGCAGAACCAAGCAGAGTATTAATGGAAATGGGATTAGGGGAAAAGAGAGCCCTTAGTGGTATTCGTGTCAGTTTTTCTTTTGAAAATGAAGAAAAGGAAATTAAAGAGTTTATTAATGAGTTAGAAAAAATTGTACCAGAATTTCTAAAAGTAATGAGGTAG
- the tpx gene encoding thiol peroxidase, giving the protein MANVTFKGNAITLLGSEVKVGDTAPDFTVLANDLSPVTLADSKGQVRLISVVPSVDTGVCDAQTRRFNEEASNLGGAKVLTVSVDLPFAQKRWCGAAGIENVQTVSDHRELSFGKAYGVAIEELRLLTRAVFVIDSNDKVAYVEYVPEATDHPNYEAAIEAVKAAK; this is encoded by the coding sequence ATGGCAAATGTAACATTTAAAGGAAACGCAATAACTCTATTAGGTAGCGAAGTAAAAGTAGGGGACACTGCACCTGATTTTACAGTATTAGCAAACGATTTATCTCCTGTAACTTTAGCAGATTCAAAAGGTCAAGTTCGTTTAATCAGTGTTGTTCCATCTGTTGATACAGGTGTGTGTGACGCTCAAACTAGACGCTTTAACGAAGAAGCTAGTAATTTAGGTGGAGCAAAAGTATTAACGGTGAGTGTAGATTTACCATTCGCTCAAAAACGTTGGTGCGGTGCTGCTGGTATCGAAAACGTTCAAACAGTTTCTGACCACCGTGAGCTTTCATTCGGTAAAGCATATGGAGTAGCAATTGAAGAGTTACGTTTACTTACACGTGCTGTATTCGTTATCGACTCAAATGATAAAGTAGCATACGTAGAGTACGTACCAGAAGCAACAGATCATCCAAACTACGAAGCAGCTATTGAAGCAGTTAAAGCAGCAAAATAA
- the thiI gene encoding tRNA uracil 4-sulfurtransferase ThiI produces the protein MKYDHILVRYGELSLKGKNRTKFERALVGNIKKALKEFTDLKFIRTFSRLAIELNDTPEEPVIKKLQKVFGIHSFSLALRVETELEAMQAGALATINEADGPIRTFKITTKRAFKRFPIDSQKLNHLIGGYILKNTDGITVDVHNPDIELKVEVRESATYISGAVIKGAGGLPVGTSGKVMLLLSGGIDSPVAGYLTMKRGVEIEAIHFHSPPYTNERAKQKVKDLAKVLTEYGGDIKLHLVPFTEAQKMVHDNMPTNYEMTIMRRMMLRISDRIAKENGALAIATGESLGQVASQTLHSMNAINEVTNLPVIRPLVAMDKLEVIDIANKIGTYDISILPFEDCCTIFLPAESKTKPTRDHSNKFEQYIDIEGSVEEAVKGTEVVTITATSSTTDLEKQLDDLL, from the coding sequence ATGAAATATGATCATATATTAGTTCGTTATGGTGAGTTATCACTAAAAGGTAAAAATCGTACAAAGTTTGAACGAGCTCTTGTTGGTAACATAAAAAAAGCGTTAAAAGAGTTTACTGATTTAAAATTCATTCGTACATTTAGTCGCTTGGCAATTGAGTTAAATGATACCCCGGAAGAGCCTGTGATAAAGAAGCTTCAGAAGGTATTTGGTATCCATTCTTTTAGTCTTGCTTTAAGAGTAGAAACAGAATTAGAAGCGATGCAAGCTGGTGCACTAGCTACGATCAATGAAGCAGATGGACCCATTCGTACGTTTAAAATAACGACAAAACGAGCATTTAAGCGATTTCCTATAGATTCTCAAAAACTTAATCATTTAATTGGTGGTTACATTCTAAAAAATACTGATGGAATTACTGTAGATGTTCATAATCCTGATATTGAGTTAAAGGTAGAAGTACGTGAATCAGCGACGTATATAAGCGGTGCTGTTATTAAAGGAGCTGGTGGATTACCAGTAGGTACAAGTGGTAAAGTAATGCTACTTCTATCTGGTGGAATTGATAGTCCAGTTGCCGGGTATTTAACAATGAAGCGTGGAGTGGAAATTGAGGCAATTCACTTCCATAGTCCACCTTATACGAATGAACGTGCAAAGCAGAAGGTTAAGGACTTAGCGAAAGTACTAACGGAGTATGGAGGGGACATTAAATTACACTTAGTTCCATTTACTGAAGCTCAAAAAATGGTACATGATAATATGCCCACCAACTATGAAATGACGATTATGAGAAGAATGATGCTTCGAATTAGTGACCGCATAGCTAAAGAAAATGGAGCGCTCGCTATTGCCACTGGTGAAAGCTTAGGACAGGTAGCAAGTCAAACATTGCACAGCATGAATGCGATTAATGAGGTTACAAATTTACCTGTTATAAGACCACTAGTTGCAATGGACAAGCTCGAGGTAATCGATATTGCAAATAAAATTGGGACGTATGATATTTCAATTTTACCTTTTGAAGATTGTTGTACTATTTTCCTTCCAGCAGAGTCAAAAACAAAACCGACAAGAGATCATTCGAATAAGTTCGAACAATATATAGATATTGAAGGTTCTGTTGAAGAAGCTGTAAAAGGAACGGAAGTAGTAACAATTACAGCTACATCATCAACAACAGATTTGGAAAAGCAACTTGATGACTTACTATAA
- a CDS encoding NAD kinase: MPHRNKIYFFYKATSTFEQQIHPLKQLARDNGFVVVDDYLEADIIASVGGDNAFLQATRKTDFREDCLYVGVSTDHLGFYTDFTLEDTTQMIDAIKSDDIEVRRYSTIEVTLDNEKPFYCLNECSIRSNIIKAFVLDIFIDDLHFETFRGDGVIVSTPTGSTAYNKSVRGAIVDPLLPSLQVSEIASLNNNEYRTLGTSFLLGENRTLRIQVVQDGNDHPIIGVDNEALSIRHAHELKLKLSGKSIKVLKLKNNSFWHKVQRNFL, translated from the coding sequence ATGCCTCATCGTAACAAAATATATTTTTTCTATAAAGCCACTTCCACTTTTGAACAACAGATACATCCACTAAAACAATTAGCTAGAGATAATGGATTTGTTGTTGTGGATGATTACCTCGAAGCTGACATTATTGCAAGCGTTGGTGGAGACAATGCATTTTTACAAGCAACTCGTAAAACAGATTTTAGAGAAGACTGTCTTTATGTCGGTGTGAGTACTGATCACTTAGGTTTTTACACTGACTTTACGTTAGAAGATACAACTCAAATGATAGATGCGATCAAAAGTGACGATATCGAAGTTCGCCGTTATTCAACAATTGAAGTTACTCTTGATAATGAAAAGCCGTTCTATTGCCTAAACGAATGCTCAATTCGCTCAAACATTATTAAAGCATTTGTCTTAGATATCTTTATTGATGATTTACACTTTGAAACATTCAGGGGAGATGGAGTAATCGTATCAACTCCAACAGGAAGTACAGCCTATAACAAAAGCGTTCGAGGTGCTATTGTAGATCCTCTTCTTCCATCATTACAAGTAAGTGAAATTGCTTCTCTAAACAATAACGAATACCGCACTCTAGGAACTTCATTTCTATTAGGTGAAAATCGCACATTACGGATACAGGTAGTCCAAGACGGAAATGACCACCCGATTATCGGTGTAGATAATGAAGCCCTTAGTATTCGACATGCCCATGAATTGAAGTTGAAATTGTCTGGTAAAAGCATTAAAGTACTTAAGTTAAAAAATAACTCATTTTGGCATAAGGTACAAAGAAATTTCCTATAA
- a CDS encoding RDD family protein gives MDMTYDEKNQLLEEERYEEREDQEKEETVRYRYAGFWMRFWAFSLDSIVVFSLNGILVYPILRMLGLMESTVWAFSVNSVLTGLVAFLYFALLTKYFSQTLGKRVLGLKVIGKDSERLSWSAIIFREGIGRFIIQVFALMYLLYLVVAFSKDKQGIHDMIADTYVVHEE, from the coding sequence ATGGATATGACCTATGATGAGAAAAATCAGTTACTTGAGGAAGAACGTTATGAAGAGAGAGAAGATCAGGAAAAAGAAGAAACTGTACGTTATCGCTATGCTGGATTTTGGATGAGGTTTTGGGCGTTCTCCTTAGATAGCATTGTCGTATTTAGTTTGAATGGCATTCTCGTTTATCCAATCCTTCGTATGCTAGGATTAATGGAAAGCACAGTTTGGGCTTTCTCTGTGAATAGTGTGTTAACAGGCTTGGTTGCCTTCCTATACTTTGCGCTGTTAACTAAGTATTTTTCACAAACTCTAGGCAAAAGAGTTTTAGGGCTTAAAGTAATAGGAAAAGATAGTGAGAGGCTCTCATGGTCTGCTATCATTTTCAGAGAAGGGATTGGACGTTTTATTATTCAGGTATTTGCTCTAATGTATCTCCTTTATCTTGTCGTGGCATTTTCTAAAGATAAACAAGGGATCCATGATATGATTGCGGACACGTATGTTGTTCATGAGGAATAA
- the ytfJ gene encoding GerW family sporulation protein has translation MSEHPIQGLMKTAMENLKEMVDVNTIVGDPVETPDGSVILPVSKVGFGFAAGGSEFIVETKGTNGTETEHPFGGGSGGGVSITPIAFLIVSASGIKMVHLDGNTHLYEKLMDFAPQVVDKIQQMVSGTNNNNIKTTTTTNNTNPMNQQFNQTDNNPPI, from the coding sequence ATGTCTGAACATCCTATTCAAGGTTTAATGAAGACAGCAATGGAAAATTTAAAAGAAATGGTTGATGTGAATACTATCGTTGGTGATCCTGTAGAGACGCCTGACGGTAGCGTAATTTTACCTGTTTCTAAAGTAGGTTTTGGCTTTGCTGCGGGTGGTAGCGAGTTTATCGTTGAAACGAAAGGTACCAATGGAACTGAAACTGAGCATCCATTTGGAGGAGGTAGTGGTGGTGGAGTGTCAATCACACCAATCGCTTTTCTAATTGTGAGTGCATCGGGTATCAAGATGGTTCATTTAGATGGTAACACTCATCTTTATGAAAAACTAATGGATTTTGCCCCACAGGTTGTAGATAAAATACAACAAATGGTGAGCGGAACTAATAATAATAATATAAAGACTACGACAACTACAAATAATACAAACCCTATGAATCAACAGTTTAATCAAACGGACAACAATCCTCCAATTTAA
- a CDS encoding DUF2953 domain-containing protein, with translation MTWIWISAAIILFLLLFLAITKITVTISYVHNADDDLLNIVVKAWGIRLYKLSAPLIKIDENSPSIIVEEEQEIGSVEQEKKVKITVDYIIKEIRKMRDFLEHVVGFHTIVRRFLGHITVHKFEWKSLIGVSDASHTGIVAGVVWSLKGGIVGIVGNYMKIKEKPIIMIQPHFQAMISKTDLKCIISFRIGHAIKAGLLIVKHWKRRPIHLKTAEEHL, from the coding sequence ATGACTTGGATATGGATTAGTGCTGCTATTATACTTTTTCTTTTACTATTTCTAGCCATAACAAAAATTACAGTAACTATTTCATATGTTCATAATGCAGATGATGATTTATTAAATATCGTCGTTAAAGCTTGGGGAATCCGTCTTTATAAACTTTCAGCACCTCTTATAAAGATTGATGAAAATTCTCCATCGATCATTGTTGAGGAAGAACAGGAAATAGGAAGTGTAGAACAGGAAAAAAAGGTAAAGATAACAGTAGATTATATTATAAAAGAAATAAGGAAGATGAGAGACTTTCTTGAGCATGTTGTTGGATTTCATACAATTGTACGTAGGTTTTTGGGACATATTACTGTGCACAAGTTTGAATGGAAAAGCCTTATTGGTGTAAGCGATGCTTCTCATACCGGGATTGTAGCGGGCGTTGTCTGGTCATTAAAGGGTGGTATTGTAGGTATTGTAGGGAATTATATGAAAATAAAAGAAAAGCCTATCATTATGATACAACCACATTTTCAGGCAATGATTTCCAAAACTGATTTAAAATGTATTATTTCTTTTCGCATAGGGCATGCTATAAAGGCAGGTTTATTGATCGTTAAACACTGGAAGAGAAGACCAATTCATCTAAAAACTGCAGAAGAGCATCTATAA